The genomic window TAGCAAGCGGGCGCCTTAGACCTATCTCGGCCACCTCTCCAAAAAAATAGGGAACCGGAAATAGTAAATAGGGGATAGTATACAATAAGCATCTCATTCTTGAGTCAATGCTTCATAAATCTTTTTTCTCAATGCAGAAAGCATTTTTATTACGGCAAGATTATCAGATTCAAGTTTATTTACAGTATTAATGATTACAGGTTTATCATACCTTTTCACTTTCTTGATAACTTGTAACCAATTATCAGTTTCTTTTGCTTCGCGATAGGCAATTTTCAAAATTCGGTTGAATTCTTTACTACTACCACTGCTATGTCCTTCAGCAATATTTGCGCAGACTGATGTAGAAGAACGTATTATTTGTTTTCCAATGAGTTCAGTGGCTGGTCCCGGCGGT from candidate division WOR-3 bacterium includes these protein-coding regions:
- a CDS encoding four helix bundle protein, translating into MIKDYKDLAVWQQALQVASEIVDFIDLLPPGPATELIGKQIIRSSTSVCANIAEGHSSGSSKEFNRILKIAYREAKETDNWLQVIKKVKRYDKPVIINTVNKLESDNLAVIKMLSALRKKIYEALTQE